From the genome of Vicia villosa cultivar HV-30 ecotype Madison, WI linkage group LG2, Vvil1.0, whole genome shotgun sequence, one region includes:
- the LOC131646007 gene encoding uncharacterized protein LOC131646007: protein MVFGGLEEEEDEEGTEPMSTSPKRPKPLHNFNLPFLKWGGQRHLRCSNAAIKDGAGPSTSGDRRSSSGSEKRILVGNGEEEEGIAAVREKLMHDLKNDADRIKDTILLREEQEETETLKSWKHRTRQILSKPPVNNSDHAKREFPSPAKFDGGVNVASRLRRNVNSNKTERQKFSVQLSRKEIDEDFMAMVGRQPRQRPTKRPKVVQKQLNSVFPGLWLREVTPDMYEVLDTKENGKSVKKKGKGKCFDDDDDESSA, encoded by the exons ATGGTGTTCGGAggtttagaagaagaagaagacgaagaaggaACCGAACCTATGTCCACCAGTCCCAAGCGACCCAAACCCCTTCACAATTTCAACCTACCGTTCTTGAAGTGGGGTGGCCAACGCCACCTCCGATGCTCAAACGCAGCCATCAAAGACGGCGCCGGGCCATCAACCAGCGGCGATCGCCGTTCCTCGAGTGGCTCAGAAAAACGAATCCTCGTCGGCAATGGCGAAGAAGAAGAAGGGATCGCCGCCGTGAGAGAGAAGCTTATGCATGATCTGAAAAACGACGCTGATCGAATCAAGGACACGATTCTGTTGAGAGAAGAGCAAGAAGAAACAGAGACTCTCAAGTCATGGAAACACCGAACGAGACAGATACTGTCTAAACCTCCGGTAAACAACTCCGATCATGCAAAACGAGAATTTCCTTCTCCGGCGAAATTCGACGGCGGCGTTAATGTCGCTTCGAGATTGAGAAGAAATGTCAACAGCAACAAAACGGAAAGACAGAAATTTTCCGTTCAGCTTTCGAGAAAAGAAATCGATGAAGATTTCATGGCTATGGTGGGCCGCCAGCCCAGACAACGGCCCACTAAGAGGCCCAAAGTTGTTCAGAAACAGTTAAAC AGTGTTTTTCCTGGATTGTGGTTAAGGGAGGTTACACCTGATATGTACGAGGTTCTTGAtacaaaggagaatgggaaatctgtgaagaagaaagggaaagggaagtgctttgatgatgatgatgatgaatcctCAGCTTGA
- the LOC131646008 gene encoding general transcription and DNA repair factor IIH subunit TFB5-like — protein MVNATKGVFISCDIPMAQYIINMNASMPSCDKFIIHVLDSTHMFVQPHVELMIRSQIAKFREDNTYVKPS, from the exons ATGGTTAATGCAACAAAAGGCGTCTTCATTTCCTG TGACATACCTATGGCTCAATATATCATAAACATGAATGCTTCAATGCCTTCATGCGACAAGTTCATAATACATGTCTTGGATAGTACTCACATGTTTGTTCAACCCCATGTCGAGCTTATGATTCGGAGTCAAATTGCAAAGTTTAGAGAAGACAATACTTATGTCAAGCCTTCTTGA